GCCATCGATCAGGGCGTTTATTACCCGCTGGGGATGCAGCAGGCCTCAGAGACGGGTAAGTCGATCTTCTTTATGGTGGCTTCTAATCCCGGGCCGGGTTTAGGTCTGCTGCTGGCTTTTGCTTTTTTCGGTAAAGGGATGGCAAAGAAGTCAGCGCCTGGCGCGATGATTATCCATTTCCTGGGCGGCATTCATGAACTTTATTTCCCTTACGTACTGATGAAACCGCTGACGCTGATTGCGATGATCGCTGGCGGCATGAGCGGGACGTGGGTATTTAATCTGCTAGGCGGCGGACTGGTTGCTGGCCCAAGCCCGGGTTCGATTTTTGCCTACCTCGCCTTAACGCCAAAAGGCGCTTTTCTGGCAACCATTGCGGGCGTCACGGCGGGCACGCTGGTGACCTTTGCTGTCGCCGCCTTTATCTTAAAGTTGGATAAAAATAACGAAGCTGAAACGGAAGATACCTTCAGTGATTCTGCCAAAGCCGTAAAAGCCATGAAACAGGAAGGTAAGTTTTCCTGGGGAGACGTCAAACGTATCGCCTTTGTCTGCGACGCGGGAATGGGATCAAGCGCTATGGGCGCAACAACGTTCCGTAGACGACTGGAAAAAGCCGGGCGAGCTATCGATGTTAAACATTACGCCATCGAAAATGTGCCTGACGACGCCGACCTTATTGTTACCCATGCCAGTCTGGAGGCGCGCGCTAAAAGAGTCAGTGACAAACCGTTAGTGCTGATAAAGAACTATATCGGCGACCCGCAGCTTGACGATCTCTTTAAGCGTTTAACCACGAATTAATATATCGGGTTTCTGGAGTAAATATGAAAACGAAAGTGGCTGCCATTTATGGCAAGCGGGATGTCCGCATCCGTGAATTTGATCTGCCTGAAACAGGTGAAAATGAACTGCTGGTGAGCGTTATTTCCGACAGCGTCTGTTTATCCACCTGGAAAGCGGCAACATTAGGCAGTGAACATAAACGTGTGCCGGACGATCTGGAAAATCATCCGGTGATTACCGGGCATGAATGCGCAGGGGTGATTGTTGAGGTCGGAAAAAACCTGACCGATAAATATAAAAAAGGTCAGCGCTTTGTTTTACAACCGGCAATGGGATTGCCGAGCGGTTATTCTGCCGGCTACAGCTATGAATATTTTGGCGGTAATGCGACCTATATGATCATCCCGGAGGTCGCAATTAATCTGGGCTGCGTTTTACCCTATCACGGCTCTTATTTTGCCGCGGCTTCGCTGGCGGAACCGATGTGCTGCATTATTGGTGCGTATAACGCTAATTATCATACGACGCAGTATGTTTATGAACACCGGATGGGGGTTAAACCGGGCGGCAATATTGCGCTTCTGGCCTGTGCCGGGCCAATGGGAATTGGCGCCATTGATTACGCGATTAACGGTGGCATCCAGCCGTCTCGCGTCGTGGTGGTGGATATTGATGACGCACGCCTCGCGCAGGCAAAAAAATTGCTGCCGGTTGAGCTTGCCGCTCAAAAGGGCATTGAACTTATCTATGTGAATACGTCCGGTAGTGAGAACCCTGCCGCTGCGTTACGCGCATTAACCGATAATGCCGGGTTTGATGACGTGTTTGTC
This region of Enterobacter cancerogenus genomic DNA includes:
- a CDS encoding PTS mannitol transporter subunit IICB, whose protein sequence is MEHKSARAKVQAFGGFLTAMVIPNIGAFIAWGFITALFIPTGWMPNEHFAKIVGPMITYLLPVMIGSTGGHLVGGKRGAVMGGIGTIGVIIGADIPMFLGSMIMGPLGGLVIKHIDRLLEKRIPAGFEMVINNFSLGIAGMLLCLLGFEVIGPAVSIANNFIKGCIESLVHAGYLPLLSLINEPAKILFLNNAIDQGVYYPLGMQQASETGKSIFFMVASNPGPGLGLLLAFAFFGKGMAKKSAPGAMIIHFLGGIHELYFPYVLMKPLTLIAMIAGGMSGTWVFNLLGGGLVAGPSPGSIFAYLALTPKGAFLATIAGVTAGTLVTFAVAAFILKLDKNNEAETEDTFSDSAKAVKAMKQEGKFSWGDVKRIAFVCDAGMGSSAMGATTFRRRLEKAGRAIDVKHYAIENVPDDADLIVTHASLEARAKRVSDKPLVLIKNYIGDPQLDDLFKRLTTN
- a CDS encoding zinc-binding dehydrogenase: MKTKVAAIYGKRDVRIREFDLPETGENELLVSVISDSVCLSTWKAATLGSEHKRVPDDLENHPVITGHECAGVIVEVGKNLTDKYKKGQRFVLQPAMGLPSGYSAGYSYEYFGGNATYMIIPEVAINLGCVLPYHGSYFAAASLAEPMCCIIGAYNANYHTTQYVYEHRMGVKPGGNIALLACAGPMGIGAIDYAINGGIQPSRVVVVDIDDARLAQAKKLLPVELAAQKGIELIYVNTSGSENPAAALRALTDNAGFDDVFVYAAVPAVIELADELLAEDGCLNFFAGPTDSNFKVPFNFYNVHYNSTHVVGTSGSSTDDMKEAIALSATGQLQPSFMVTHIGGLDAVPHTVLNLPDIPGGKKLIYNGVTMPLTAIADFAEKGKTDPLFRELARLVEETHGIWNEKAERYLLAQFGVDIGEAAA